One Nonomuraea angiospora DNA segment encodes these proteins:
- a CDS encoding site-specific integrase, which translates to MQEYADTRQDLNRNVTVEEWLAEFLKRKRAIEPTTRRSYESHVRLYLTPYLGNIRLDQLRVSDIAGMFDAIEEFNDTVATERASGDPARVLAVRYRRPVGPTSMHRIRATLRHALNMAIRQDRLLDFNPASVVELPAIDRPKPVVWTEEKVMQWRKDHAAHLNLLHRAGESRRADPIAAYISAPRPSSVMVWTAEQTKTFQAHARKDRLFVLYRLIATRGLRRGESVGLRKVDVNYATCRIGIHWQITQLGWDPIQDVPKTDASDREIAVDAETLTLLKEHDKCQRRERQAAGEDWAESGFVFTDEIGRPLHPQHVTDRFCGICYQAGLPPIRLHDLRHGAATAMLAAGVDIKIVQETLGHTTSAFTRDTYTSVYPEAAAAAAEATAAFLTGSPVPAPRPVPPGRRTPRPGQDAKDAAAGDTGGTVTLLPTS; encoded by the coding sequence ATTCAGGAGTACGCCGACACCCGCCAAGACCTCAACCGCAATGTCACGGTCGAGGAGTGGTTGGCGGAGTTCCTCAAGCGCAAGCGCGCCATCGAGCCGACCACAAGGCGCTCCTATGAATCCCATGTCCGGCTCTACCTCACCCCCTACCTCGGCAACATCCGCCTGGACCAGCTACGGGTCTCCGACATCGCGGGCATGTTCGATGCTATCGAGGAGTTCAACGACACCGTCGCCACCGAACGCGCCAGCGGCGACCCTGCCCGCGTACTGGCGGTCCGCTACCGGCGACCGGTTGGTCCCACGAGCATGCATCGCATCCGCGCCACCCTCCGCCACGCCCTGAATATGGCGATCAGACAAGACCGGCTCCTGGACTTCAACCCCGCCTCCGTAGTCGAACTGCCAGCGATCGACCGGCCCAAGCCGGTCGTGTGGACCGAGGAGAAGGTGATGCAATGGCGTAAGGATCACGCCGCACATCTGAACCTGCTTCACCGAGCCGGTGAGAGTAGGCGGGCCGATCCGATCGCCGCCTACATCAGCGCGCCCCGGCCCTCGTCGGTGATGGTGTGGACGGCCGAGCAGACGAAGACGTTCCAAGCCCACGCCCGCAAGGATCGGCTGTTCGTCCTGTACCGACTCATTGCTACGCGCGGCCTGCGACGCGGTGAGAGCGTGGGTCTGCGCAAGGTGGACGTCAACTACGCCACCTGCAGGATCGGCATTCACTGGCAGATCACCCAACTCGGCTGGGACCCGATCCAGGACGTCCCGAAAACCGATGCCAGCGACCGCGAGATCGCCGTCGACGCCGAGACGTTGACCCTCCTGAAGGAGCACGACAAGTGCCAGAGACGGGAACGGCAGGCCGCGGGCGAGGACTGGGCCGAGTCCGGGTTCGTCTTCACCGACGAGATCGGCCGGCCCCTGCACCCGCAGCATGTGACCGACCGCTTCTGCGGGATCTGCTACCAAGCAGGGCTGCCGCCGATCCGGTTGCACGACCTGCGCCACGGAGCCGCTACGGCAATGCTCGCGGCCGGGGTGGACATCAAGATCGTGCAGGAGACGCTCGGGCACACCACTTCGGCGTTCACACGTGACACCTACACCAGCGTCTACCCCGAAGCCGCAGCGGCGGCAGCCGAGGCAACCGCCGCATTCCTGACCGGATCCCCCGTACCCGCGCCCCGGCCGGTACCTCCCGGACGGCGCACCCCGCGTCCCGGACAGGACGCGAAAGATGCGGCTGCCGGAGACACGGGCGGGACGGTGACCCTCCTTCCCACCAGCTGA
- a CDS encoding DJ-1/PfpI family protein: MRVEVLMYDGVSEIDTIAPFKVFSLARRLGGDIEVAMVTVDGRSEVTAVEGIRIGGLRQWRPEEADVLVVAGGWLEQMMDGDLVMRLREAKEAAGRRLVLAAVCSGTLMLGAAGLLEGRAATTFATDFERLSKWAEVVDARVVDDGDIVSSGSGWKSGFDLALWLIERELGDSQLAVRVERFMGHDRRGTVWRRQG; this comes from the coding sequence ATGCGTGTCGAAGTGCTCATGTACGACGGGGTGTCCGAGATTGACACCATCGCGCCGTTCAAGGTGTTCTCGCTCGCCCGGCGCCTTGGCGGTGATATCGAAGTGGCCATGGTGACGGTCGATGGACGGAGCGAGGTGACCGCCGTTGAGGGGATCCGCATAGGTGGGCTGCGCCAATGGCGTCCGGAGGAGGCCGATGTTCTGGTCGTGGCCGGTGGGTGGCTGGAGCAGATGATGGATGGTGATCTGGTCATGCGGCTGCGCGAGGCGAAGGAGGCGGCGGGTCGGCGGCTCGTGCTGGCCGCCGTGTGCTCCGGCACTCTCATGCTTGGTGCTGCCGGGCTGCTGGAGGGGCGGGCGGCGACCACGTTCGCCACCGACTTCGAGCGGCTGTCGAAGTGGGCCGAGGTCGTCGATGCGAGGGTTGTCGACGATGGGGACATCGTTTCCTCGGGCAGCGGCTGGAAATCGGGCTTTGATCTGGCGCTGTGGCTGATCGAGCGTGAGTTGGGCGATTCGCAGTTGGCGGTGCGTGTCGAGCGGTTCATGGGCCACGACCGTCGCGGCACCGTGTGGCGTCGTCAGGGATGA